A single genomic interval of Zunongwangia sp. HGR-M22 harbors:
- a CDS encoding SusC/RagA family TonB-linked outer membrane protein — protein MKNNYKRCNIAVLIPLLCSFFFLGKMNASPFYHLSTYKPKLFVQQQITGTVTDKEGVPIPGVNVIVSGSSTGTMTNLDGEYTITASVGDTLVYSYIGFKAFKVQVTETFSGDITLVSSIDALEEVVINAGYYNTTQRERTGNIVKVSAAEIENQPLVNPLQALQGRMAGVEITPTIGIPGASSSIQIRGTNSLREEGNLPLYIVDGIPINSAPIDGVSLIGQYGGGADPLNTIGLSNIESIEVLKDADATAIYGSRGANGVILITTKKGTTAKGQLEARFYTGASSLPNPMEMLNTQEYLKVRKAAFENDGVEPTNSNAYDLLVWEQNGYTDWQEYFLGGTAPVTNASLQYSGGSSQTGFRLGGTYLNQGTIYPTDFKYEKVTGNLNLNHRSKDDKLQLNLAVNYGIDRNDLVGATSLLSFPFSIPPNAPSVLNQDGSLNWDDWLAVGQNNPLSGYFNNTTSRVNNFMANLSISYRLLEGLNFKTSMGYTDLQSREIQKMPSYSYNPNYNRAHQSTHTNVNRSSWIIEPQLLYEKNILGGTVNAILGTTFQKNAGHSEQLTGVGYVSDVLIGNLAAAESITGNSYLDTEYKYNAIFGRLGFKWQDKYYLNLTGRRDGSSRFGPGKRFANFGAIGAAWIFSEESLIRNKLSWLSFGKLRGSYGTTGNDQIGDYGYLDAYEVTMGPSGLYPTQLFNPNYSWETNKKLELAIELGFLKDRINLAISWYRNRSSNQLVGLSLPAMTGFNSVQANLPATVENKGWEIELNTRNIQSKGFNWQTSFNISFPENKLIAFPDLENSSYQNTYQIGEPLSIRWLYQYEGIDPETGYYAIADINGDGRYDYNDRIESKALVREYYGGINNSITYKNFSLDFLWQFVKQEGTLLFMDAGRIGNQRQEALETLNADSPYQMASQSIFGLIAYANVQNSPFFYTDASFLRLKTLSLNYKIPKSILEFLAIQQANLFIHGQNLITITPYKGLDPERPQTGNSYGGLRTVTAGIQLNF, from the coding sequence ATGAAAAATAATTACAAGCGCTGCAATATTGCAGTGCTAATACCCCTTTTATGTTCATTTTTCTTTTTAGGGAAGATGAATGCAAGCCCTTTTTATCATCTTTCTACTTATAAACCTAAACTTTTTGTTCAACAACAAATTACCGGAACCGTAACAGATAAGGAAGGTGTTCCTATTCCCGGAGTTAATGTCATTGTCTCGGGATCATCTACCGGTACTATGACCAATCTGGATGGTGAATATACCATTACCGCCAGTGTAGGGGATACCCTGGTGTACTCTTATATTGGATTTAAAGCATTTAAAGTTCAGGTAACTGAAACCTTTTCTGGTGATATCACTTTAGTAAGTTCTATTGATGCGCTGGAGGAAGTGGTCATCAATGCCGGGTATTATAATACCACCCAGCGGGAACGTACCGGGAATATCGTAAAAGTAAGTGCTGCTGAGATAGAAAATCAGCCGTTAGTTAATCCCTTGCAGGCCCTACAGGGTAGAATGGCCGGGGTAGAAATTACACCAACTATAGGGATTCCAGGAGCATCTTCAAGTATTCAAATCCGTGGGACTAATAGTCTTAGGGAAGAGGGGAATCTGCCTCTTTATATAGTTGATGGTATTCCCATTAATTCAGCGCCAATTGATGGCGTTTCTCTGATAGGCCAATATGGAGGAGGGGCAGATCCATTAAATACCATTGGACTGTCTAATATCGAAAGTATTGAAGTGCTTAAAGATGCTGATGCTACCGCTATTTACGGTTCCCGGGGTGCTAATGGAGTAATCCTTATAACAACTAAAAAAGGAACGACCGCTAAAGGTCAGCTTGAAGCGCGTTTTTATACCGGAGCGTCAAGTCTTCCCAATCCTATGGAAATGCTTAATACCCAGGAATATTTAAAGGTGCGAAAGGCTGCTTTTGAAAATGATGGGGTAGAACCTACCAACTCGAATGCTTACGATCTTTTAGTATGGGAGCAAAATGGGTATACCGATTGGCAGGAATACTTTTTAGGGGGTACCGCCCCGGTTACTAATGCGAGTTTGCAATATTCGGGGGGAAGTAGTCAAACTGGTTTTCGCCTTGGAGGAACCTATCTTAACCAGGGAACGATTTATCCTACAGATTTTAAGTATGAAAAAGTAACAGGGAATTTAAATCTAAATCATAGAAGCAAAGATGATAAACTTCAGCTTAACCTTGCCGTAAATTATGGGATTGACCGTAACGATCTGGTAGGAGCAACTAGCCTTCTATCTTTTCCTTTTTCGATTCCGCCTAACGCGCCATCAGTATTAAATCAAGATGGTAGTCTTAATTGGGATGACTGGCTCGCTGTTGGACAAAATAATCCACTATCAGGTTATTTTAATAATACTACAAGCCGTGTGAATAACTTTATGGCTAATCTAAGTATTTCCTATCGACTGCTGGAAGGATTAAACTTTAAAACCAGTATGGGATATACCGATCTGCAAAGCCGGGAAATTCAAAAAATGCCTTCTTATTCTTACAATCCCAATTATAATAGAGCACACCAATCAACACATACGAATGTTAACCGATCTTCCTGGATTATTGAGCCTCAGTTATTATATGAAAAGAACATTTTAGGAGGAACAGTAAATGCCATTTTAGGAACGACATTCCAGAAGAATGCCGGTCATTCGGAGCAACTAACAGGTGTTGGCTATGTTTCTGATGTTCTTATCGGAAACCTGGCCGCGGCAGAATCTATCACAGGAAATTCTTATCTGGATACAGAGTATAAGTACAATGCAATTTTTGGTCGCCTTGGTTTTAAATGGCAGGATAAATATTACCTGAACTTAACTGGAAGAAGGGACGGCTCTTCTCGGTTTGGTCCCGGAAAACGTTTTGCTAATTTTGGAGCAATAGGGGCTGCCTGGATTTTTTCAGAAGAGTCATTGATTAGAAATAAACTTTCCTGGTTAAGTTTTGGAAAACTTCGAGGAAGTTACGGTACGACAGGGAATGATCAGATTGGGGATTATGGATACCTGGATGCTTATGAAGTAACCATGGGCCCTTCGGGATTATATCCTACACAACTTTTTAATCCTAACTATTCCTGGGAAACCAATAAAAAGTTAGAACTGGCAATCGAGCTCGGTTTTTTAAAAGACCGAATCAATTTGGCCATCAGCTGGTATCGAAATCGATCTTCTAATCAATTGGTAGGGCTTTCACTGCCTGCAATGACGGGATTTAATTCTGTTCAGGCCAATTTGCCGGCGACAGTAGAGAATAAGGGATGGGAGATTGAATTGAATACGCGTAATATTCAATCCAAAGGCTTCAATTGGCAAACTTCCTTTAATATAAGTTTCCCGGAAAACAAGCTTATCGCTTTTCCCGATCTGGAAAATTCCAGCTATCAGAACACCTATCAGATTGGAGAACCTTTAAGTATTAGGTGGCTTTACCAATATGAAGGTATAGATCCTGAGACGGGATACTATGCTATTGCAGATATAAATGGTGATGGTCGTTATGATTATAATGACCGTATAGAATCTAAAGCACTGGTAAGGGAATATTATGGTGGAATAAACAATTCGATTACCTATAAAAATTTTTCTTTAGACTTTTTGTGGCAGTTTGTAAAGCAGGAGGGAACGCTCCTTTTTATGGACGCTGGTCGAATTGGTAATCAACGCCAGGAGGCATTGGAAACTTTAAATGCTGACAGCCCATATCAAATGGCCTCACAATCGATATTTGGTCTTATTGCTTATGCCAATGTACAGAACAGTCCTTTTTTCTATACAGATGCCTCTTTTCTGAGGCTAAAAACGCTTTCTCTTAATTATAAAATACCAAAGAGTATATTGGAGTTTTTGGCCATACAACAAGCGAATCTATTTATTCATGGACAAAATTTAATTACCATCACGCCGTATAAAGGTCTTGATCCGGAAAGACCCCAGACAGGGAATTCCTATGGGGGACTTAGAACCGTTACAGCTGGAATTCAACTTAATTTTTAA